TGTCCAGTGTATTCCCCAGGCAGTTCAGCATGCAGCGAACATGTCCTTTATGTTCAAATGCAATGGAAATGGCATGTGTCTCAGAGATGTTGGTACAGGCACTGGGTAGGTGATGTCTCTGCTCAAATATCATGACATCAATCTGACAGAGACCACAGATGGCTGGTCTTCCCTGTAAACTTGTGTGGCACAAAACAGACACATTGGCCCCAACAGGAAGAGCTTGGTTATACCAGCACTTAACTTCAACTTCAAAAGCtggaggaaaaacacaacaaagacgACACAAGTTGAGGCAAGAACACAATACAAAGCCGCATTCAAAACATGAAAGGCTCGTAACAACAAGCATATTTAGTTATACATCATTAGAATGTAGATGTCAAAGCTGATTAAACGAAAAGCTGCTACATTTTCAAGCTAATATCTATAAACAATGTGTCTAGAAAGTTTTTTCGGTGTAAAAATTGTTAACAACTCACCTCGGCACAACATCCACATGTATACAAGTATGAAAAATAAGATCACGTTGCGCAGTGCCATCACTCACGACATACAGTACGGACAAAAATCCCGTATTGCGCAACGTACAGTTATCTATAGATTACTAGATGATCGAATGAAGTCAAGTAAATTCCGTGAGTGATGTAATTGTGTATTCTGTTACAAATTAACATTGGTGACCACTCGACGAAGAAGAAAGCCCACATCTGcgttttgtcaaaataaaataaacgttcTGCATCCTGAGACACGCGTGATCTTCCTCCTGGCTCCTTTGTTTGTAGTTTTCTAATAAGTTTTGATCGGTGAAGACGAGGTCACTATGGCCAAAATACTTCGGGACAGCCACATGGTTGAACGACTGAGCAAGGAGTTTTCATTCACTTGCACTAACTGTACATGACAGAGTTGAACCGTGCGTGCTTTACCAGAAGGCTACGCCCCGTTCTGCCTACGCAAGCAGTCCAATCTGATCAGACCAATCAGATCAACGATAATTAACTCGCCTTCCTTcatggaaataaaaataaaatacttaaaaaatgtgcTTCATGTGGTCAGTTTAAATAAACTAGTTCTATTAttagtgtttttaatatttagaaaGGATCCAACTtgtacgacggcgttttagtggcacgttaaaaataaataaaaaaacaagatttcgagaattaaatcgaaatgttacgagaataaagtcgaaatgttacgagaatgaagtcaaaatgttacgagaataaactagtaataatttgagaaaaataacagaattgctagaaacaatggatgtggaggatttggttaaatcctactttagattatgatttagcaataaggaaattctttgtcttttggcgcatcatcacggagttataattagtaaaagggcACTGCTGCGATCATGttggaaactgaatttattcagaagaaaaaatcagacAAGAACTAactggttcagatgacgtgctttaacataacttaaactcttaaactacaactttcacgtaaacaaaatacgtattacgtcgactttattctcgaaacatttcgactttattctcgtaacatttcgactttattctcgtaacatttcgactttattctcgtaacatttcgactttaatctcgttacatttcgactttattcttgttacatttcgactttattcttgttacatttcgactttattctcgtaacatttcgactttattctcgtaacatttcgactttattctcgttacatttcgactttattctcgtaacatttcgactttattctcgttacatttcgactttattcttgttacatttcgactttattctcgttacatttcgactttattcttgttacatttcgactttattcttgttacatttcgactttaatctcgttacatttcgactttattctcatttcgactttattcttgttacatttcgactttattcttgttacatttcgactttattctcgtaacatttcgactttattctcgttacatttcgactttattctcgttacatttcgactttattctcgttacatttcgactttattctcgttacatttcgactttattcttgttacatttcgactttattcttgttacatttcgactttaatctcgttacatttcgactttattctcgttacatttcgactttattcttgttacatttcgactttaatctcgttacatttcgactttattctcgttacatttcgactttattctcgaaatcttggattttttttatttttaacgtggcactaaaacgccgtcgtaaactgagcatttaaatatattaataataagttgaaaagaaaaacattgaagAGTGATTTATGTGATTCCTATAGGCCAGtcgttctcaaacttttttgcttaagtaccccttttaatgattttttctaGCCAAGTGCCCCTTGACCAGACtgcaacattttgcattaaaatacagtgaaataagagtcagacagttattatatctgatgcccccaagcaggtttattgcttataacatttctgtatgtagcTTTACGCAACTATGAAAATCTCTTAAGTATTaggcatttaacatttaaccgcAACCTCTACTAACTTGCATTATTTCCCACCCAGACACTGCTCCTGATTCCGGGTCTGGGTCTCAAAAAATAActcttataaattgaaatgcgttttaaatgtatgaattaattttttatgcatatttatgtAGTCCTCATTTCATATaacaatactattatcataatttattgactcattgattttaattatttattcctaaatttgAGATTCTCTCAAGTACCcccatttgggaaccactgctaTAGGCCATAGACAGGAAAACACTGTGGACTGGTGGCTTGTCAAAACTTTTACTTCCAGACTTATAAGAAAACATCTCAGATTTTCAGTGGGGTCTCAGACATTTGGACCCACTATGTCACATTTTAGCACAAATAGATTCATTAaagataaatgcaaataatcatattaattaaaaatgcaatttaaaaccaaacacagTAAATACAAAACATGTGACATTACAACTACTATTGCATTACAAAACTAGTGTTACAATATAACTGAGAGATATGTGCtttcagtgaaataaaaaaatacatttgcatgCCATACACACAGGGATTGAGAAAAATATAGAATGATTAGGGTGGAAACATGAATTcacactcagacacacacagacatagacACATGCCACAAGGTAGTTTTTTTTCAGCAAAGGGAGCTGATTTCTCCTTTGCTGCATCCCCACTTGCAGCAGGCATTGGAGAGTCCCACCACTACATCACGTCCTTTTCTATCAACGGTCCGCAACGCTTCGAGCACCTCTTCTGAAATGGCAGAACGCGCAGGCCTCCTGAACACAGCACCTTCCTGTTCACCTTGCGCCACCGCCAGAGTATTAAAGTCAGTGGAATGCTGGGAAAACGAAGAACCGGGAAGAAGCAGCGAGCTATCTGCGGCGTTATTATCATCTGAGTTTAATAGGTCCAGTATTTCATCTGTGCAACAGAACAGACGTTAAACaatgtaaatattacaaaacaaataatggaTCATAATGATGTAGGCTACTTTGTTGTAAAAACTATCAGTCAAAAAGTACCACGACATTTGAATAATGTATGTTTCTCAAATatctaaaacattttgatattaaAGCTTGAAATTCATTTTGTAGACAAAGTTATGTCTTTTAATTTGTGTGCCAAATTGTCAAGCATGCATGGAAACTGTTGAAAAGCATCCCTTGCATTAGATGTAGTTTAAAATGTTAGATAGCACTTAGAAAACAAATActtttgaaaaaaagatttttcgtGATGAATGAACGTTAAAATGTCTGTTCTTGATATCCATCAAAACctaaaaatcttgtttttgaaGATGCTACAAATCGTGATTTGTGGAGTATTCTAACCTGTGTTGGTCAAAGAGCGTTTCCATCGAGAGCCTCCGCAGGTAAAGATTACAGCACGGATGAACTCCCGGCCGCATAATTTCACTCCATATGAAGGGCTGTCCAGTGCTCCAACTCCAGCCAACAGCAGACACACTGTTAGAACTGTGATTTTCCACATCATGCTGAGAGTTGATATTTTCTAACAGCAGAGGCTGATGTTCAGAAGCTTGCTTCCTGCTGATCTTCCTTTGGTTTGCAAGCAGACGTCTGTCGGATGGAGAAGGTCTGTGATTCGTCCTGGGTCCCAGGTACAGCTTATAAAGAGATAACAGGGGCACATGTTGGAACCCCCCACCACCCACCTCACAGGTTCATGAGTCAGagataataaacaaaagaaagggCAGTGAAGGTAAGGGAATTATTATGACGTGTGTAAGGACATGCAGTGTGCCGAAATGATATATTCCTGTTTCAACTGATGAATCATATTTGCACAACTGCTCGTGTGAGGTTAATGCGTGAAGGATATCAATCAGCAGTGACTGTTCTTTACAAACAGTTCAAACCAATTTCACAAGTATAATATGTGGATAGCCTTAATGTGTGTGAATTATTAATAAACTTAACATCTGTACATCTATTAGGCCTGAAGAATGTCCTTTCTTCCAGACAattaaagtgaatggggactgagACAAATATATACAAAGGTTTGAACAATATTGGGGTATTTAGTTTTGGGAATATTCTAGTCCTTTTCAATCACATTTTGTTATAGTAGTTTTAATATTAGTTACGCTATACAGCAGCACTTCTAAGAATTgtaaaactttaataaatatgcCATATTACAGAGGGATCTAAGGTGAGTGTCCTCAATTCACACGACTGCTTGTATacttcttttttgtttgcatAATTGATGCTTTATCTTCTACCTTTTTCATACGAAGTAATGACTGTGAGGGGTAGATGTTAAGAGACACACAAAGATGTGGCGAGCATGGCATTTTCAAAGAGTGATAACACAGTCGGTTGCACACAGCAATCACCTTTAAAGCTGCAAAGGTGAAGGTCCCCAATACGCAAATGACAAGCGAACAATGCATTTGTAATTAAAGTGACGATAACAGTGACAAAAGCATGACATTTTGAGAGACATTAACATTTTAGTTGATCAGAACTTGCTAATAATTGCTTGGAttgcaatttctttttttttctaatatgcAAACATCACGTTTAAACATCAGTTTATATGATCTTATATATCAATTAATTTAGAATAATAAAGAACTGctcaaatgtatgttttatgtattgttttaatttatttgatttatgtattataaaatacttttcaagAGTAAATTGTATTACCTTCTAAAACACTAAATCATATcttaaaagaacaataaaactCTAAAACTTTGTgggtatatacagtatgtatatataaatgtgaaaagtgacctatttgtcagaaatggtgacccatatccgaaaTATACCTTCTATatacgcacagcaagtggtgaacacacgtacacccagagcagtgggcagctttcactgcagcgcccggggagcaagtagggctgaggtgccttgctcaaggacacctcaatcgttacccgccggccctgaggatcgacccggcaaccttctggtcacgaggccgactctctaaccattaagACTCGATTGCGTAAGTGGACgcttataaacacaaacaaaacatcacgGCAGATGTCACGACCATGATTGACATATTCCGGACTAATTATGTTCCATATTTCGCATTCGCTCCACAGTCCCACCAATGAGCAGACGCAATAGTGAAGGTATTGTATTTGGACCAATCAGACGGCGCGAGGGGGGCGGAACCACCGCGAGTGGGTAGCAACAGTTGCCCGGGTGAGGAAGAAGCGCCATAGCCACGGTAGTCGTGGTGACAAGAACCCAGCAACGagaatcaacaacaacaacccgattcattgaataaaacgtattaaatcaaaagtaccgCTGGAAAAGTCACTCGGCATAAGAGGTGATTTcgtattttatatttcataccAAGTCACAGTGTGTCGAAAACAGAAACAGGTGCGGGATGATGATATTTTTTGCGTATACAGTATCTACGTCCGATATCGGTTAATAGTGTCCGGGATTGCTAAGCGATCGAGTCGGCGACGTCTCGCGAACGATACTCGTTACCACCGGCCTCACAGACAGCTGCTCGTTGTTATGGCGATATTGTAGATAGGTTGTACAAAATGGCGGGTGTTGTTTCCAATAATACGCGAGTCTCCGTACACATTGCTGGCTGGAAAGCCTCCCTTTCATTCGGCTAGCGTTGCTATGGAGCCAGGTGTTGAAAATAAACGCCGTTGGCATAGTTACACCGACGACCACGTTGACAAACCCGCGGTTATTGCTGGATAAACCTGGTTGTAACAGATGCCCTTTGGTCTTGACAACCTTATTGAGCGTTGATTGCCAATGGATGGTTATTAGATATGTTATAATGTATCGAAATGTCTCCCGCTGGATCCAGCGCTTCGTAAAAGATACGACAGCCTACATTGTAACAATGCAAATAGCAGCACCAGGAAATGTAATGGCGCAGATACTTCCAtaggaaaattaaccatggttttattatagtaaaattgTGGGAACCATGTTGCCTTGGTAGACCGAATTGAACTAAATATACCATGGTTAATTTACTATAGTGAAACCATGAATCGAAATTAAATGttactttttgtgtttgtaaCTGTTACGTTTGCACATACAGTTTTGTTGTGTATTGTtgtatttttgctattttaccACCATATTATTGaccttttttaaagatttttttattgctgtGCGTTTGAACTGAATGATATGACAGTGTTTTTCCTATTATTCTAAAGGCACCGacaaaatagattaaaaaatcATAGATCactgaaagtattttttattagagAAATGCAAATGCGTTATCTTTATATGCTTTTGACCTTTTTGTAGCTACATTGTGTTCTTGATAATGGTGTGTGTCCTCATTCAATTGCAAGCAGTGATCAGGTTTCTGGTAATAAGACACCAAACGCTCTGTCCTAACCTTCCGTTCATTGCTTGCTGGGTCAACAATGGTTGTagactttatattttttacattttttgatcCAAAGTGATGTATAGAtgggtttcaaagcaacaacacaaacaaatgttactgcatttttgtggcccaaacttaacttccggtacacatctgtaaagaatagagtccctgtagattatttctaattccaagcaaaataaataacttgtAAATTAccttgttgtttatttaatacaattgttatattataaattatttataattaatatgaatatacatttattaaaatataaatagtattATAATATTAACCATGAGccagaccaataaacaaacacagacaggaagttaacttcgggccatgCACTTGGGTCCAATCAAACCATCTATATAGGTTATataaatatagtatatataatAACTTTCTTATATGGTGGTGTTGACACATGGATGGACTTTTAAAATAACCTATGCCTGGATGGAATTACAGTTTACAGTAAAACTTTGGAGTCTATCTCCATCATACACTGACCATTTTTCGGTACAATCTGTCATTGCCAACAGTGACTTTCGGCAGCTATTGTTTTCTTGTCCAGACTGCAAACCAAGCAAAACTATCATGTAGTGTATGAGGCAAACACCTAATCACACACAGTTCACATGCTGTAAACATGAATGACACCCCAAATAGTAGACTGTGTcatcttatttttcttttcaaccTGGTGCATGATAAAATAGGTCTTAATAAATCCCACAGGCTTGTGTTAAAGGAGGGACCTGAGTCATGCCAAAGGACCAGAATATCACAGAGACTCCAGGTCGAGTCTGATTGTGTAGTAAACCTGTGATTTATCTTTCCTCTTTTCATGCAGTACAATGGCAACTCCAGTGTATGTGAGGGAGCTGCAGCAGACCTCCCAGCCCCAAACCGGTGCTTTGACAACATCAGGGCAGTCTGCCACGGTGACTGCGACCCCGCAACAGTTCCTGGCTGAACTTCACACGACTGTCCCTTCAGCTGCCCCGCCAGCCGGCCAAACCTCACCTCCTCCCGCACAAGCCCAGAAGAGCCAGGCCATAGTCCAGACCCCGCCCACCCAAGCTCCGCCCACTCAGACTCAGTATGTCACGGCCGAGATTCAGAGCTCACCTACACAGTCAAGCAATGCTCAGAATACACCACAGTACATTGTTGTCACGGTCACAGGTGAGGGAAAACACCAATGACCGTACAGAAATGTACAGTTTTTGGAATATTTAGTATTTCCCTTTTATTCTATAATGTTCAACAGTTGTCTCTCATATTCTCTTTACCTGCAGAGGGATCTCTACATTCCAGTGACTCTGTATCTGACTCCAGTCCTCCATCGGCTGTCGTACAGACTGGTGTTCCCACCCAGGTGGTTCAGCAGGTACAGACGGCCCAACAGGTAAATACACTCTCAACTCACCTGAACAATCCCACCCACACACAGTGTAGGGGTCTCAACCTTAAActtaataatcatttaaatatatggCCAATTTGGGAATAATCTGTCTGACTTTTAAAATCTCATCAAATTCTAGGCCATCGTTATCAAGAGgatgttttgctttttgtattaaaaccatCCGGAAAAACAATGAGCAAGAATAGCATTTTCTGTTACCTGATATCTTCTGCCTGATATCGGTTTACGAAAGGCCATTTGGTTTGGAGTTAAGAAGTTTAAATCAAAAGTTAAACTGTTTTGCGATTTTTGATAGTTTTCATTGGTTAAGTAtttcaaaacacacaatataatgttat
This region of Triplophysa dalaica isolate WHDGS20190420 chromosome 7, ASM1584641v1, whole genome shotgun sequence genomic DNA includes:
- the rln3a gene encoding relaxin-3a, giving the protein MMWKITVLTVCLLLAGVGALDSPSYGVKLCGREFIRAVIFTCGGSRWKRSLTNTDEILDLLNSDDNNAADSSLLLPGSSFSQHSTDFNTLAVAQGEQEGAVFRRPARSAISEEVLEALRTVDRKGRDVVVGLSNACCKWGCSKGEISSLC